One Rhizoctonia solani chromosome 1, complete sequence DNA window includes the following coding sequences:
- a CDS encoding endoglucanase cel12C produces the protein MVKFTIVPFFLILSGVVSASPTPAKVGGNGQYILFNNLWGKDQPGTSGSQTTEALSYSGTTISWKTQYSWSGNPNDVKSYANVALLKGLGRQLSAIKTIPTTWRWTYSAAASDLVANVSYDLWLSNIPNGTAASTTSTYEIMIWLSNRRAGPAGSQVATANIGGQNWAVFKGRVQTWDVYSFVASSELTNYNADLKPFFTYLSSSHGVSLSQYLVALQAGTEPFQKSGTLTTTSYTAAVN, from the exons ATGGTCAAGTTTACCATCGTTCCCTTTTTCCTCATTCTTAGTGGTGTTGTTAGCGCATCCCCCACTCCTGCAAAAGTTGGG GGAAATGGTCAATATATTCTATTCAATAACCTCTGGGGGAAAGATCAACCCGGTACCTCTGGCTCGCAGACCACCGAAGCGCTCTCTTACAGCGGAACCACTATCAGCTGGAAAACACAGTACTCGTGGAGCGGCAATCCAAATGATGTAAAGAGCT ACGCGAACGTTGCTCTATTGAAAGGACTGGGCAGGCAGCTTTCAGCCATCAAGACAATCCCCACCACCTGGAGGTGGACTTATTCTGCAGCCGCCAGCGACCTTGTTGCCAATGTCTCCTATGATCTCTGGCTCAGTAATATCCCCAACGGGACGGCAGCCAGCACAACTAGCACGTATGAGATCATGATCTGGCTGAGTAATCGCCGCGCTGGACCTGCAGGCTCCCAGGTCGCTACTGCCAAC ATTGGAGGCCAGAACTGGGCAGTATTCAAGGGTAGAGTTCAGACTTGGGATGTCTACTCGTTTGTTGCTTCGAGCGAGTTGACCAACTACAATGCCGATTTAAAACCATTCTTCA CCTACTTGAGCTCATCTCACGGCGTGAGCTTGAGTCAATACCTGGTTGCTCTTCAGGCTGGTACAGAACCCTTCCAGA AATCAGGCACTTTGACTACGACTAGCTACACCGCCGCGGTTAACTAG